Sequence from the Candidatus Pantoea soli genome:
GTCTGCATGGTGCTGTTTATCTGTGTGAATGCCGCCCTTCACGCCGGCAAACGCAGCCGGGAACGCGCGTTTGCTATCTCGTTTATCGCCATTGTCAGCGGGACGGTGATGACGCTGGCGATCTTAGTGCTGAGCGGCGCCATTGCTTTTGTGCCGATGCAGGTGATCCCACTGGCCGGCATGATTGCCAGTAATGCTATGGTGGCAGTGGGACTCAGTTACAGCAATCTGCAGCAGCGGTTTACCGATCGTCGTCAGCAGATTCTGGAGATGCTCAGCCTGGGCGCGACGGTAAAACAGGCTTCTGCCTCCATTACCGGTGACAGCATCCGCGCGGCGATGCTGCCCACGATTGATGCGGCTAAAACGGTCGGTCTGGTGAGTTTACCGGGCATGATGTCGGGGCTGATTTTTGCCGGCATCGATCCCCTGAAGGCGATCAAATATCAAATCATGGTGACCTTTATGCTGATCGGCACGGCCAGCCTCTCGACGATTATTGCCGTCTATCTCGCCTGCCGCCGTTTTTATACCGCCCGGGCGCAGCTCAAATA
This genomic interval carries:
- the fetB gene encoding iron efflux ABC transporter permease subunit FetB codes for the protein MNQHNISDSSLLLSLLLVGIALLISQKEKLGLSKDILWSVSRAVVQLTAVGFVLKTLFAVNNSVLTVCMVLFICVNAALHAGKRSRERAFAISFIAIVSGTVMTLAILVLSGAIAFVPMQVIPLAGMIASNAMVAVGLSYSNLQQRFTDRRQQILEMLSLGATVKQASASITGDSIRAAMLPTIDAAKTVGLVSLPGMMSGLIFAGIDPLKAIKYQIMVTFMLIGTASLSTIIAVYLACRRFYTARAQLK